The sequence TAACTTTTGTGGATAACTACGTTTTAAAGGGGGATAACTGTGAATATCAAAATTATTACTGTTGGAAAATTAAAAGAAAAGTATTTAAAAATGGGAATCGAAGAATATACGAAACGGCTAGTAAGCTACTGCAAAATTGAATTAATTGAAGTTCCAGATGAAAAAGCTCCCGAAAAATTAAGCGAAGCAGAAATGCTTCAAGTCAAAGAAAAAGAAGGCGAACGGATACTGTCCAAAATCTCAGATCAGGCTTATGTATTTGCTTTAGCGATTGAAGGAAGTCAGCGGACATCTGAAGCATTTTCTAAAGAAATTGAACAGCTCGGTATTCAAGGAAAAAGCAATTTGGTTTTTGTCATCGGCGGCTCATTGGGATTAAGCGAAGCAGTGATGAAACGCAGCAATGCCCAAATCTCTTTTGGAAAAATGACGCTGCCGCATCAATTGATGCGTTTAGTGCTGATCGAACAAATTTACCGCAGCTTTAGAATTATGAAGAATGAACCGTATCATAAGTAAATGAGGTTGTTCAAGAAAGGTATAGTGATATTTACTTTCGCTAATGTCATTTTTACTTAAAGTACATGAAGTTTTCAATTGTAATAATATTATCCTTTAAATAATACAATCATTTTTGATTTAATAATTTATTACAATAAATCAAAGAAATTTGCTAATATAGCAAGCAACAAAAGAAATATTTACTATAGAAAAGAAGATAAAGTAATTGTAAAAGATATTTGAATATTTCAAAAGAAAAGAGAGGAATATATTGAATAAAAATTTAATTAGAGAGTGTATAAAAAAATGTGAAAATAAAATCTCTTTACAATTGGGAGAAGTAACAGATTTAAAAAGTATTGGAGAAGGAGGAAACGGATTAGTCTATTCAGGTGTTTTGTCAGGTAAAGAAGTGGCACTTAAGTTTCTTACTATCATTGATTCAGACACTAAATTGCAACGCTTTAAATCAGAATACTTTAATTCTATGCTAATAGAACATAATAATACAATCATTTCTTACCTTGATTATGATGAAATAAAAATAGAGAATTCTGTAGTCCCAGTAATAATAATGAAAAAATACCAAATGTCTTTAAAAAGGTATAGAAAAAATTTAGGTAGAGAAATATCGTTTAAAGATACAATATCTTTATTCTATTTCTTAGTAGATGTTTTGGATGACTTACATAAACAAGGAGTAATTCATCGAGATTTGAAACCAGAAAATATTCTTGTCGATGAAAAAGGTCGTTTCTATATTGCAGATTTTGGAATAGCTCATTTTACTCATGAAAATTTTGCGGTTTTCATCGAGACGAAGAAAAAAGAAAGACTGGCAAATTATAATTTTTCTGCTCCAGAGCAATTAGAGGGGGGGAGAGAACCATCTCCTTCCATGGATTTTTATGCTATTGGGCAAATCTGTTACTGGTACTTTTTTGGCTATACTCATCGCGGAACTGAAATTAAAAAATTTGCTAGTGAATTTCCCGAAGAAGAAGACGCAAGACTCTTAGATGAATTAATGAATGTTGCTCTTCGCCAAAACTCTGAAAGAAGATTTCAAAACGGCAATGAGATAAAAGGATTTATTAAACAATATAAAGAAAGTGCAAAAAAACCAGATCCGTATAAAGAAATGGAAAAATTACAAGATGTAATGACATCTGTAGATCCTGACTGCTATAATTCTTCAGTCTGTATTGAAAGTGAGGAAGAAATTGAAAGATTTGTTTCTTATCTAAGTAAAACTTCTTTTTACCAACAAAGCTTATGGTTTAACTATGGAATAGGAAATAATTTTATTTCGAATTTGAAGTACCTGGGAAATAAAAGAGTACTGATAAATTCTAATGAATTAACGATAAAGAAAATTTGGTTGTCTACATCTAATCGAATGTATGATGATTTGATAATCTTAGAAGTTGAAACTATTAAGGAAGGAAACATAAAACCATTTGATATTAATGGTAGAGAAAGATTTTCTGCGGCTATTGTAGATAAGAAGTACATAGTTTCACCCGAACAAGTGGATTCAGGTAAAGTAAAAATAAATGGATCAATTAAAAGAATATCTGAAGTAGAGTATGAGCAACGAACAAGATTTAACGAGCATGGAAAATATTTTATTGGTACCTTATGGCACTCCTCTGTAGTTAAAGAAAATGATAAGTATATTTTTTCTATTCAAAACATAGAGCTAGACAAAAACGCTGTCGAACAGATTCAAAGAAATGTGAGAATAAACAAAAATGATTATATATTACTGAATTTGTAAGCTATTAATTCTAAAACACTATACCTATGAAGTTTTGTAGTTAGCTGTAGAAAAAATTAAAGTTATAATTGAAGACTGGAATTAGAGAACCTGAACTTTAATACAAGAATAAACTCAAAAGGAATTGTTAGATTTTAGTCTCGTGAGATTATGAATTGAGAAAGGATTGATAGTTAATTTATGGTGAAAGAATATAATAGAAGGCTAGTAGATATTGCTCTTGCTTCTAGCACGTCAAAAATAAAAAAAGAATTCGATAGCATTTTTGAGGGCTCAGAAGATGATAATAATAAAACCCGACGTAGGTGGATATGGGAATTGATTCAGAATGCATCTGATTGCACCCTTGACGGAGAAAAGATCAATATAAATTTAGAGATTAGCAATGAGAGAATAACATTTAGTCATGATGGTAAGCCGTTTACATATAACAATCTTCAAGATCTGATTACTCAGGTGTCTACAAAAGAAGAATCAGGTGAAGAATTAACAGGGAAATTTGGTACGGGTTTTATGTCAACATTTTTATTATCTAGAATTGTTGAAATTGAAGGTACTTTTATTCGTAACAATGAAACATCTACTAACATGAA is a genomic window of Carnobacterium sp. CP1 containing:
- a CDS encoding protein kinase domain-containing protein, whose translation is MNKNLIRECIKKCENKISLQLGEVTDLKSIGEGGNGLVYSGVLSGKEVALKFLTIIDSDTKLQRFKSEYFNSMLIEHNNTIISYLDYDEIKIENSVVPVIIMKKYQMSLKRYRKNLGREISFKDTISLFYFLVDVLDDLHKQGVIHRDLKPENILVDEKGRFYIADFGIAHFTHENFAVFIETKKKERLANYNFSAPEQLEGGREPSPSMDFYAIGQICYWYFFGYTHRGTEIKKFASEFPEEEDARLLDELMNVALRQNSERRFQNGNEIKGFIKQYKESAKKPDPYKEMEKLQDVMTSVDPDCYNSSVCIESEEEIERFVSYLSKTSFYQQSLWFNYGIGNNFISNLKYLGNKRVLINSNELTIKKIWLSTSNRMYDDLIILEVETIKEGNIKPFDINGRERFSAAIVDKKYIVSPEQVDSGKVKINGSIKRISEVEYEQRTRFNEHGKYFIGTLWHSSVVKENDKYIFSIQNIELDKNAVEQIQRNVRINKNDYILLNL
- the rlmH gene encoding 23S rRNA (pseudouridine(1915)-N(3))-methyltransferase RlmH — its product is MNIKIITVGKLKEKYLKMGIEEYTKRLVSYCKIELIEVPDEKAPEKLSEAEMLQVKEKEGERILSKISDQAYVFALAIEGSQRTSEAFSKEIEQLGIQGKSNLVFVIGGSLGLSEAVMKRSNAQISFGKMTLPHQLMRLVLIEQIYRSFRIMKNEPYHK